The Nitrospira sp. genome contains a region encoding:
- a CDS encoding winged helix-turn-helix transcriptional regulator gives MNLQGQRDLLLLTEVERDGAVTQRSLATKLGVALGLTNLYLKRLARKGYIKITTIPSHRVRYLLTPQGFAEKSRLTYLYMEYSLSHYRDMRARLREALSHAARNGVKRVIIYGTGELAEMAYLSLREMHMTLVGFVDDGQQESFLSYPVWSSKVLAEWEFDAVLLADLEQTARHRAMLGQQHVPDEKILVLGPSV, from the coding sequence ATGAATCTTCAAGGCCAAAGGGATCTTCTTTTACTTACCGAAGTCGAACGAGACGGCGCCGTCACGCAACGATCCTTGGCGACAAAGCTCGGGGTCGCCCTTGGTCTGACCAACCTATACCTCAAGCGACTGGCTCGCAAAGGGTACATTAAGATCACCACGATTCCTTCGCACCGAGTTCGGTATTTGTTAACTCCTCAAGGGTTTGCCGAAAAGTCCAGGCTGACATACCTGTACATGGAGTATTCCTTGTCCCACTACCGGGACATGCGTGCACGGTTACGAGAAGCACTGTCTCACGCGGCTCGAAACGGAGTGAAACGAGTCATCATTTATGGAACCGGCGAACTCGCGGAGATGGCCTATCTGTCGCTCCGTGAAATGCATATGACCTTGGTGGGATTCGTGGATGACGGTCAGCAGGAATCATTCTTATCCTATCCGGTCTGGTCGTCGAAGGTTTTGGCTGAGTGGGAATTCGACGCGGTGCTGTTGGCGGATCTTGAACAGACGGCACGACACCGAGCCATGCTGGGGCAACAACACGTTCCTGACGAGAAAATTCTCGTGCTCGGCCCGTCGGTCTAA
- the waaF gene encoding lipopolysaccharide heptosyltransferase II has protein sequence MPSLSMLDARVSSTFNNARILLIKPSSLGDIVHTFPVVSAIKAQWPGSHITWLVKRQWAELVERAEGVDRVWPVEMTVRSWLREGRALRAERFDIAMDLQGLLRSAILARLSAAPIRIGFANGREGSPWFYTQRIPVLNPDIHAVDRYLSVVAALGVSLPEKPRFGFRLPEEDVATVRELCRRRGLAVDRPWVAMNVGARWPTKRWPLTSFAAVVDQLHEAQLDPVVMIGSSDEREYTDRLRTLTKKPFIDLSGEIPLRCLPALLSKATAIITNDSGPMHIAAAVGIPVVAMFGPTSAIRTGPYGAGHQVLVGSVPCSPCFSRVCRHDPEMECLHVIKPTQVVDIVRPLIAARVPCR, from the coding sequence GTGCCATCTCTAAGCATGCTCGATGCCCGCGTCTCTTCGACATTCAATAATGCCCGTATTCTTCTGATCAAGCCGAGTTCTCTCGGGGATATTGTCCACACGTTTCCGGTTGTGTCGGCGATCAAGGCGCAATGGCCCGGATCGCATATCACGTGGCTGGTCAAACGTCAGTGGGCTGAGCTTGTCGAACGGGCAGAAGGCGTCGACCGTGTGTGGCCGGTGGAGATGACGGTGAGAAGTTGGCTCAGGGAGGGCCGGGCGCTGCGAGCGGAACGGTTTGACATCGCCATGGATTTGCAAGGGTTGCTCCGCAGTGCCATCCTCGCTCGCCTGAGCGCGGCACCCATACGCATCGGGTTTGCCAATGGAAGGGAAGGAAGCCCGTGGTTCTATACTCAGCGTATACCGGTTCTTAATCCCGATATCCATGCCGTTGACCGATACCTTTCGGTTGTTGCGGCGTTGGGGGTGTCACTGCCTGAGAAACCTCGATTTGGGTTCAGGTTGCCGGAGGAGGATGTGGCGACCGTTCGAGAACTCTGTCGACGTAGAGGCCTCGCAGTGGACAGGCCATGGGTCGCAATGAACGTGGGGGCACGGTGGCCGACAAAGCGATGGCCGCTGACGTCTTTCGCGGCCGTTGTGGATCAGCTGCACGAGGCGCAGCTTGATCCCGTCGTCATGATAGGAAGTTCGGATGAGCGGGAATATACGGATCGGTTGAGGACTCTGACAAAGAAGCCGTTCATCGATCTGAGCGGTGAGATCCCGCTGAGGTGTCTTCCGGCGCTGCTCTCAAAAGCGACCGCCATCATCACCAACGATTCCGGACCGATGCACATTGCCGCAGCGGTTGGCATTCCGGTGGTGGCGATGTTTGGACCGACCAGTGCGATTCGGACGGGCCCGTATGGCGCCGGCCACCAAGTCCTCGTCGGTTCGGTCCCCTGCAGCCCTTGTTTCAGTCGTGTCTGCCGACACGACCCTGAAATGGAATGTCTTCATGTCATTAAGCCGACCCAAGTGGTCGATATTGTGCGGCCGCTCATAGCGGCTCGCGTACCATGTCGATGA
- a CDS encoding class I SAM-dependent methyltransferase codes for MPMSEPISHSSIPCNLCGGREVSILSNRSRSGKSLQTVICRACGLVWSDPRPHDARQFYEDEYRLSYKHTYSPRPKHVLRAGNVALSRFEKIERLLPSRKAVLDVGTGGGEFAYLLQSLGHRVSGIEPNRGYADYSIREYGLTVQVGFVQDAAFPLESFDVVTIWHVLEHTEDPGSVLALLRSWLKADGILVVEVPSVEATCQAPQSTFHEAHLYNFNVVSLRRLAKKHGLHEVSHLISRDGGNITMFLTRAEPPLEDRYEAVIPGNHEWVSRIVRGHSNFRRHLTPLPYLRAWQRLCRSLEEKRQTAGTTSGKELLDKLYAPQLQIHSVGQG; via the coding sequence ATGCCAATGAGCGAGCCGATCAGCCATTCTTCTATCCCATGCAACCTCTGCGGCGGTCGGGAAGTCTCGATCCTTTCGAACAGAAGTCGAAGCGGGAAATCCTTGCAGACCGTCATCTGCCGAGCGTGCGGCCTTGTGTGGTCGGATCCGCGTCCCCACGATGCCAGGCAGTTCTACGAGGATGAGTATCGTCTCTCCTATAAGCATACCTATAGCCCGAGGCCGAAGCACGTCTTACGGGCGGGCAATGTGGCGTTGTCGCGATTCGAAAAGATCGAGCGGTTGCTGCCGAGTCGGAAAGCCGTTCTCGACGTCGGCACCGGTGGAGGGGAGTTCGCGTATCTGCTTCAATCACTGGGGCATCGTGTGAGCGGGATTGAACCGAACAGAGGGTACGCCGACTATTCGATACGGGAATATGGCCTCACGGTTCAGGTCGGTTTCGTGCAAGACGCCGCGTTTCCGCTTGAATCGTTCGATGTGGTGACCATTTGGCACGTGCTCGAACATACGGAAGATCCCGGATCCGTCCTCGCATTACTGAGATCCTGGCTGAAAGCCGACGGAATACTCGTCGTGGAAGTTCCCAGCGTGGAGGCCACCTGCCAGGCCCCTCAGAGCACGTTCCATGAAGCCCACCTCTATAACTTCAACGTGGTGTCATTACGCCGGTTGGCCAAAAAGCACGGGTTGCATGAAGTGTCGCATCTGATCTCGCGCGACGGCGGCAACATCACGATGTTTCTCACTCGCGCGGAACCTCCTCTTGAAGACCGGTATGAAGCCGTGATCCCGGGCAACCATGAGTGGGTTTCCAGAATCGTGCGAGGACACAGCAACTTCCGCCGCCATTTGACGCCGCTTCCCTACCTGCGGGCTTGGCAGCGTCTTTGCCGATCACTGGAAGAGAAGCGCCAAACGGCCGGGACCACAAGTGGTAAGGAGCTGCTCGACAAGCTATATGCTCCTCAGTTGCAGATCCATTCTGTGGGGCAGGGATGA
- a CDS encoding glycosyltransferase family 9 protein, whose protein sequence is MSMNVLIVRPDGIGDVLLSLPVATQLRRLVPGVTIGFLASPTVAPLLDHHPDVDYVRTIRFTDPLKELRRAFSQGVETAVFLKPFRRLMWAAWLAGVPIRVATGYRWYSLLANRHVYEHRSEFAKHESEYNVEMLAGLGLRPQPVSPPVLTLSEAERAAGAHRWSGLPISRIVIHPGGVSARRWSFQHYHELAVALTESGYGVVLTGSDQERVEFEKGTPRDMALPSGIINLMGKLSLRELMAVIANAHVVVSGATGPAHMAAALGVPTVSLFDPRRNNLPVRWKPLGKGVVLRPDVPTCDKCIGQACSYWDCLDRMTVSKVAAAIAHAMRTPSVLTVFHA, encoded by the coding sequence ATGTCGATGAATGTCTTGATCGTTCGCCCGGACGGGATAGGCGATGTCCTCTTGTCTCTTCCCGTGGCCACTCAGCTTCGCCGCCTGGTGCCCGGCGTGACGATCGGGTTTCTCGCCAGCCCTACGGTCGCTCCCCTTCTCGATCATCATCCCGACGTGGATTATGTCCGAACGATTCGTTTCACTGATCCATTGAAGGAGTTGCGGCGTGCCTTTTCACAGGGAGTCGAGACGGCGGTATTCTTGAAACCGTTTCGCCGCCTGATGTGGGCCGCCTGGTTGGCCGGTGTGCCGATTCGAGTCGCGACGGGATACCGCTGGTACAGCCTGCTGGCCAATCGCCATGTCTATGAACATCGCAGTGAGTTTGCCAAGCATGAATCGGAGTACAACGTCGAGATGTTAGCGGGATTGGGACTCCGCCCGCAGCCCGTTAGTCCACCCGTGCTGACCCTGAGCGAAGCGGAACGGGCCGCTGGAGCGCATCGTTGGTCAGGCTTGCCGATCTCCCGTATCGTGATCCATCCAGGTGGTGTTTCTGCGCGCCGGTGGAGCTTCCAGCATTACCATGAGCTGGCCGTGGCTCTGACGGAGAGCGGGTATGGTGTCGTGCTGACCGGCAGTGATCAAGAACGAGTGGAGTTCGAGAAAGGCACCCCTCGCGATATGGCGCTTCCGTCAGGGATAATAAATCTTATGGGTAAACTCTCGCTACGAGAACTCATGGCGGTGATCGCCAACGCTCACGTCGTCGTCTCGGGAGCTACGGGACCGGCTCACATGGCAGCAGCTCTGGGTGTCCCTACGGTTAGTTTGTTCGATCCCCGACGCAATAATCTGCCGGTGAGATGGAAACCGCTTGGGAAGGGAGTCGTGCTGCGGCCTGATGTGCCTACCTGTGACAAATGTATCGGGCAAGCCTGTTCCTATTGGGATTGCCTTGATCGAATGACCGTGTCCAAAGTGGCGGCGGCAATTGCCCATGCCATGAGGACTCCCTCGGTCCTTACCGTCTTTCATGCATAA
- the waaF gene encoding lipopolysaccharide heptosyltransferase II has protein sequence MRKEPPRKILVRAPNWIGDAVMCEPALRGLRALFPQADLAMLAKPAIAELFMAYPGFNQVIVYDDKGAHAGIGGKWTLAGSLRRYRFDLAVLFQNAFEAAFIAWLAGIPRRYGYATDGRVLFLTEPVAVPDRRAPAHQVEYYLNLLRPLGMTAEASPPTLPVSAEEDRMIGKRLASEGIDSSDLLIGINPGSTYGSAKRWLPERFAEVARRLAEQLRKAEGAQVVVVILGAKGEEWLGRDIAARIDGRSVVLSGSTTIRELMAVVNRCRLMITNDTGPMHIASACGVPVVAVFGPTDWRTTAPYGQERSVIREAVDCAPCLLRECPIDHRCMTRVSVDRVYETALMQLQGTGVTGRDGQSTRQTPLDGVTVFLDRDGTLNLDPGYIRSPDQLELFAGVREALASLKHAGAKLIIVTNQSGIARGLFSHHELEAVHMKLVQLLEAAGVSLDAIYFCPHHPDDGCGCRKPNHGMIDQAVREHGVDLERAYMIGDHARDIELAKRVGVRSILVTTGAVLPREVDGLKASGLSPDWVASSLAEAVAWLMTDASTLSAQTGGRGVAHP, from the coding sequence ATGCGTAAAGAACCGCCGCGGAAAATCCTCGTGCGCGCTCCGAATTGGATCGGTGATGCCGTGATGTGCGAGCCGGCCCTCCGCGGGCTTCGAGCGCTGTTTCCTCAGGCGGACCTGGCGATGCTTGCCAAGCCCGCCATTGCAGAGCTCTTCATGGCCTACCCGGGGTTCAACCAAGTGATTGTGTATGACGACAAGGGGGCCCATGCAGGGATTGGAGGAAAGTGGACTCTCGCCGGTTCGTTGCGACGGTATCGCTTCGATTTAGCGGTGCTGTTTCAGAACGCGTTTGAGGCGGCCTTCATTGCGTGGCTTGCCGGCATCCCGAGGCGATATGGTTATGCAACCGACGGAAGGGTTCTCTTCTTGACCGAACCGGTTGCCGTGCCCGATCGTCGTGCGCCGGCGCATCAAGTCGAATATTATTTGAACTTGCTGAGACCACTGGGAATGACAGCTGAGGCCTCACCGCCGACACTGCCCGTTTCGGCCGAGGAAGACCGTATGATCGGTAAGAGGCTCGCCTCGGAGGGGATCGACTCGTCGGATCTCCTCATCGGTATCAATCCAGGATCGACCTACGGCAGCGCCAAGCGCTGGTTGCCTGAACGATTTGCCGAGGTCGCCCGACGGCTTGCGGAACAATTGCGAAAAGCCGAAGGTGCGCAGGTCGTGGTCGTCATTCTCGGGGCGAAAGGAGAGGAATGGCTGGGAAGGGACATCGCGGCGCGGATCGACGGGCGATCAGTCGTCTTGTCCGGCTCGACGACCATTCGTGAGCTCATGGCGGTGGTGAATCGCTGCCGTCTGATGATTACCAACGACACGGGGCCGATGCATATCGCCTCCGCGTGCGGTGTGCCGGTTGTGGCGGTGTTCGGGCCGACGGATTGGCGCACCACTGCTCCCTACGGGCAAGAACGGTCGGTCATACGAGAAGCGGTAGATTGCGCACCCTGTTTGCTCAGGGAGTGCCCGATCGATCACCGATGCATGACACGCGTTTCAGTCGACCGGGTCTATGAAACAGCACTGATGCAACTTCAAGGAACAGGCGTCACAGGTCGGGATGGACAGAGTACACGCCAGACGCCCCTGGACGGTGTCACCGTGTTTCTCGACCGCGATGGAACACTCAACCTGGATCCCGGTTATATCAGGTCGCCCGATCAGTTGGAGTTGTTTGCAGGGGTGCGTGAGGCCCTCGCGAGTTTGAAGCATGCCGGCGCTAAATTGATCATTGTGACCAATCAATCGGGAATTGCACGGGGACTCTTTTCACATCACGAGCTTGAAGCCGTTCACATGAAGCTCGTACAACTCCTTGAGGCGGCAGGGGTATCGCTCGACGCCATTTATTTTTGCCCTCACCATCCTGACGATGGTTGTGGCTGTCGAAAGCCGAACCATGGGATGATCGATCAGGCGGTGCGGGAGCATGGAGTGGATCTCGAGCGAGCGTACATGATCGGCGATCACGCCCGTGATATCGAACTGGCAAAGCGGGTTGGAGTCAGAAGCATCTTGGTAACGACCGGAGCGGTTCTCCCGCGGGAAGTTGACGGCCTGAAGGCCTCGGGGCTCTCGCCGGATTGGGTAGCCTCTTCACTGGCTGAGGCTGTCGCCTGGCTGATGACTGATGCGAGTACATTGTCCGCGCAGACCGGTGGGCGTGGGGTCGCGCATCCGTGA